One window of Streptococcus troglodytae genomic DNA carries:
- a CDS encoding F0F1 ATP synthase subunit gamma, with protein MTGSLSEIKARITSTQKTGKITSAMKMVSSAKLVKSEQAAKDFQIYASKIRQITTDLLHSDLRKGSSNPMLISRPIKKTAYIVITSDKGLVGAYNSTILKAVMDTIKDYHPKGDDYTIISIGGMGSDFFRARHIPVAFELRGLEDNPSFEEVNRIISKSVEMYKNELFDELYVCYSHHINSLTSQVRVEKMLPISDLDADEASEDNIANFELEPSREAILEQLLPQYAESLIYGAIIDAKTAEHAAGMTAMQTATDNADKVIEDLTKLYNRVRQAAITQEITEIVAGANALD; from the coding sequence ATGACAGGCTCTCTTAGTGAAATCAAGGCAAGAATTACTTCAACACAAAAGACGGGGAAAATTACCAGTGCCATGAAAATGGTGTCTTCTGCTAAATTGGTAAAATCTGAACAAGCTGCTAAAGATTTTCAAATCTATGCTTCAAAAATTCGTCAAATTACAACGGATCTTTTACATTCTGATTTGAGGAAGGGTTCCAGCAATCCGATGCTTATTTCACGTCCAATTAAGAAGACGGCTTATATTGTCATTACTTCTGATAAAGGTTTGGTTGGTGCCTACAATTCAACCATCCTAAAAGCTGTTATGGATACCATTAAGGATTATCATCCAAAGGGTGATGATTATACCATCATTTCTATTGGTGGAATGGGATCGGACTTTTTCAGAGCTCGTCATATTCCAGTAGCTTTTGAATTACGTGGGTTGGAAGATAATCCCAGTTTTGAAGAAGTTAACCGTATCATTTCCAAGTCTGTTGAAATGTACAAAAATGAGCTTTTTGATGAACTTTATGTCTGTTACAGTCATCATATTAATAGTTTAACCAGTCAGGTTCGTGTTGAAAAAATGCTTCCTATCTCTGATTTGGATGCAGATGAAGCTAGTGAAGACAATATCGCTAACTTCGAATTAGAACCTAGTCGAGAAGCTATTTTGGAACAACTCTTACCTCAATATGCAGAAAGTTTGATTTATGGAGCAATTATTGATGCTAAAACAGCAGAGCATGCTGCAGGTATGACAGCTATGCAGACTGCAACAGATAATGCAGACAAGGTCATTGAAGATTTAACAAAACTATATAATCGTGTGCGTCAAGCTGCGATTACACAAGAAATTACAGAGATTGTTGCGGGTGCCAATGCCCTAGACTAA
- a CDS encoding DUF1146 family protein yields the protein MLFFYNLLINLFDWGKIVKQASENIGRLKLFLLFISIVIGYMVSTFIWSVISLSQDIFFAI from the coding sequence TTGCTATTTTTTTACAACCTTCTGATTAATTTATTTGATTGGGGAAAAATTGTTAAACAAGCTTCTGAAAATATAGGACGTCTCAAATTGTTTTTGCTGTTTATTAGCATTGTCATTGGTTATATGGTCAGTACTTTTATCTGGTCTGTCATTTCGTTAAGTCAAGATATCTTTTTTGCGATTTAA
- the atpD gene encoding F0F1 ATP synthase subunit beta produces MSTGKIAQVVGPVVDVAFATDDKLPEINNALVVYKDGDKSQRIVLEVALELGDGLVRTIAMESTDGLTRGLEVFDTGRAISVPVGKETLGRVFNVLGDTIDLDKPFAEDVERQPIHKKAPSFDDLSTSTEILETGIKVIDLLAPYLKGGKVGLFGGAGVGKTVLIQELIHNIAQEHGGISVFTGVGERTREGNDLYWEMKESGVIEKTAMVFGQMNEPPGARMRVALTGLTIAEYFRDVEGQDVLLFIDNIFRFTQAGSEVSALLGRMPSAVGYQPTLATEMGQLQERITSTKKGSVTSIQAIYVPADDYTDPAPATAFAHLDSTTNLERRLTQMGIYPAVDPLASSSRALSPEIVGQEHYDVATEVQHVLQRYRELQDIIAILGMDELSDEEKTLVGRARRIQFFLSQNFNVAEQFTGQPGSYVPVAETVRGFKEILEGKYDDLPEDAFRSVGAIEDVVEKAKKMGV; encoded by the coding sequence ATGAGCACAGGCAAAATTGCTCAGGTAGTTGGTCCTGTTGTTGATGTTGCATTTGCGACAGATGATAAACTTCCTGAGATTAATAATGCATTGGTCGTTTATAAAGATGGTGACAAGTCTCAAAGAATTGTTCTTGAAGTTGCCCTTGAACTTGGTGATGGACTAGTTCGTACCATTGCTATGGAGTCAACTGATGGTTTAACGCGTGGGCTTGAAGTCTTTGATACGGGTCGTGCTATCAGTGTTCCGGTTGGAAAAGAAACACTAGGTCGTGTCTTTAATGTTCTTGGAGATACGATTGACCTTGATAAACCTTTTGCAGAAGATGTTGAACGTCAGCCAATTCATAAAAAGGCACCATCATTTGATGATCTATCAACTTCAACTGAGATTTTAGAAACAGGAATTAAAGTTATTGACCTTCTTGCCCCTTATCTTAAAGGTGGTAAAGTCGGCCTTTTCGGTGGTGCTGGTGTCGGAAAGACCGTTTTGATTCAGGAGTTAATTCATAATATTGCTCAAGAGCATGGCGGGATTTCGGTATTTACTGGTGTTGGTGAACGGACACGTGAAGGAAATGACCTTTATTGGGAAATGAAGGAATCTGGTGTTATTGAAAAAACAGCTATGGTCTTTGGTCAGATGAATGAACCGCCTGGAGCACGGATGCGTGTTGCTCTTACTGGTCTCACCATTGCTGAATATTTCCGTGATGTAGAAGGTCAGGATGTGCTTCTTTTCATTGATAATATTTTCCGCTTCACACAAGCAGGTTCTGAAGTGTCAGCCCTTCTTGGCCGTATGCCGTCAGCTGTTGGTTACCAGCCAACTTTAGCAACTGAAATGGGGCAATTACAAGAGCGGATTACATCAACTAAGAAAGGTTCTGTTACATCCATTCAAGCTATCTATGTGCCAGCCGATGACTACACTGACCCTGCGCCAGCTACAGCCTTTGCTCACTTAGATTCAACCACCAACCTTGAACGCCGTCTGACGCAAATGGGGATTTATCCAGCCGTGGATCCTTTAGCCTCAAGTTCACGTGCTCTCTCACCTGAAATTGTTGGTCAAGAGCACTATGATGTTGCTACAGAAGTGCAGCATGTTCTGCAGCGCTATCGTGAGTTACAAGATATTATTGCTATTCTTGGTATGGATGAGTTATCCGATGAAGAAAAGACTCTGGTTGGCCGTGCGCGTCGGATTCAGTTCTTCCTTTCACAAAACTTCAATGTTGCAGAACAATTTACAGGACAGCCGGGTTCTTATGTTCCTGTTGCTGAAACTGTTCGTGGATTTAAGGAAATTCTCGAAGGAAAATATGACGATCTTCCAGAAGATGCTTTCCGAAGTGTTGGAGCTATTGAGGATGTTGTGGAAAAAGCCAAGAAGATGGGTGTTTGA
- a CDS encoding F0F1 ATP synthase subunit epsilon produces the protein MAEMTVQIVTPDGLKYDHHAKFILVKTPNGELGVLANHENLIAPLEVHEMKIKRIDDDSHVDWVAVNGGIIEIKDNLVTIVADSAERERDIDLSRAERAKKRAEKAIEEAKEQHRIDEVQRAQVALRRALNRINVGSK, from the coding sequence ATGGCAGAAATGACTGTACAAATTGTAACGCCAGATGGTTTAAAATATGATCATCATGCCAAGTTCATTTTGGTTAAAACGCCAAATGGTGAATTGGGAGTTTTGGCAAATCACGAAAATTTAATTGCCCCCCTTGAGGTTCACGAGATGAAAATTAAACGTATTGATGATGACAGTCATGTTGATTGGGTTGCAGTTAATGGTGGCATTATTGAAATTAAAGACAATCTTGTGACCATTGTTGCGGATTCAGCTGAGCGTGAACGTGATATTGATCTTTCTCGGGCAGAACGTGCTAAAAAACGTGCTGAAAAAGCAATTGAAGAAGCTAAAGAGCAACATCGTATTGATGAAGTTCAACGTGCTCAGGTTGCTTTGCGGCGTGCGCTTAACCGTATAAATGTAGGATCTAAATAA